A window from Longibacter salinarum encodes these proteins:
- a CDS encoding acetoin utilization protein AcuC: MSTTVLSSPRYRDYDFGPEHPFSPVRLEMLMDLLEHLDVDLDMVEPPLASTDDILTVHAEKFVRQVEAASGGTPGAAMSRYGLGTADVPIFDGMDEAARSLVGGTLHGAERIEQGEATRVLQLGGGLHHAQEKLASGFCVYNDLSVAIQHLRDAGRRVAYLDIDVHHGDGVQALHYDDPNVLTISLHESGRYLFPGTGTVHEIGKGAGEGTSLNVPLEPFTEADSYLDVFERVVPYAIENFMPEVMVVQCGADAHFSDPLADLLLDTHVYETLFDHIFDLADDHCNGRLLLTLGGGYQMDATVRIWTLLALKATGHPIPDALPDAWLANWKERLGEDLTPTLHDAPDKTFDIPRKETIYQQNQRVSKRVLELLAPLWY; this comes from the coding sequence GTGTCTACCACGGTCCTCTCTTCTCCACGCTACCGCGACTACGACTTTGGTCCGGAGCACCCCTTCAGCCCGGTCCGGCTCGAAATGTTGATGGATCTGCTTGAGCACCTCGATGTCGACCTGGACATGGTCGAACCACCGCTGGCATCAACGGACGACATTCTAACGGTTCACGCAGAGAAGTTCGTGCGCCAGGTCGAAGCGGCCAGCGGAGGTACACCCGGTGCCGCCATGTCGCGCTACGGTCTCGGCACGGCGGATGTCCCGATCTTCGACGGAATGGATGAGGCCGCGCGGAGCCTCGTCGGCGGCACGCTTCACGGCGCAGAACGGATCGAGCAGGGCGAGGCAACACGCGTGCTCCAACTCGGTGGCGGACTGCACCATGCGCAGGAAAAGCTTGCCAGCGGCTTTTGCGTTTATAACGACCTCTCCGTCGCCATCCAGCACCTTCGCGATGCCGGCCGGCGCGTGGCATACCTCGACATCGACGTGCACCACGGCGACGGAGTCCAGGCGCTGCACTACGATGACCCGAATGTGCTCACGATCAGCCTGCATGAATCGGGCCGGTACCTCTTTCCCGGCACCGGCACAGTCCACGAAATCGGAAAAGGTGCCGGCGAAGGGACGTCGCTGAATGTCCCGCTCGAACCGTTCACGGAGGCGGATAGCTACCTCGATGTTTTTGAGCGCGTGGTCCCATACGCCATCGAGAATTTCATGCCGGAGGTGATGGTCGTGCAGTGCGGAGCAGACGCTCACTTCTCTGACCCGCTGGCCGATCTCCTCCTCGACACCCACGTCTACGAGACACTGTTCGATCACATCTTCGACCTGGCCGACGATCACTGCAACGGTCGGCTCCTCCTTACACTGGGCGGCGGGTACCAGATGGACGCGACCGTTCGAATCTGGACGCTCCTCGCGCTAAAAGCGACCGGTCATCCGATTCCGGACGCGCTCCCGGACGCCTGGCTTGCAAACTGGAAAGAGCGCCTCGGAGAAGATCTGACGCCCACGCTCCACGACGCTCCCGACAAGACCTTCGACATTCCACGGAAGGAAACCATTTACCAGCAGAATCAGCGCGTTAGCAAGCGCGTCCTGGAACTACTCGCGCCCCTGTGGTACTGA
- a CDS encoding cupin domain-containing protein, translated as MPELIGSPSVVESAGTKPKRIEEYVGRINTGHESVSVARMTSPGGWEEPGQRPEFDEVTLVLSGRVRVEHEDGVLDVTAGQAVLTRAGEWIRYSTPDEGGAEYVAICLPAFSPDTVNRDDD; from the coding sequence ATGCCTGAACTGATCGGTTCCCCCTCCGTCGTCGAGTCCGCAGGAACGAAACCCAAGCGCATCGAGGAATACGTCGGTCGCATCAACACGGGACATGAATCTGTGAGCGTCGCTCGTATGACATCGCCGGGTGGGTGGGAAGAACCCGGACAACGCCCGGAGTTCGACGAGGTGACGCTCGTGCTCTCTGGGCGAGTTCGAGTCGAGCACGAAGACGGTGTGCTCGATGTCACAGCCGGACAGGCCGTTCTAACGCGGGCGGGCGAGTGGATACGCTACAGCACGCCGGACGAGGGAGGCGCAGAGTACGTCGCGATCTGTCTGCCCGCATTCAGTCCGGATACCGTGAACCGGGACGACGACTGA
- a CDS encoding septal ring lytic transglycosylase RlpA family protein — translation MHRRAPLFTVIICLGLMVACATGTTSPTADAPRGMTDRGEASYYADKFVGRQTASGEVYTHRKLTAAHRTLPFGTRVRVTRLDNGKQVTVRINDRGPFKRGRIIDLSKSAARQIDLVTAGVTDVEIEVLNGGDASSRPRSDAPERDRGGDTSTSW, via the coding sequence ATGCACCGACGCGCCCCCCTTTTTACTGTGATCATTTGCCTCGGGCTCATGGTCGCCTGTGCCACGGGGACGACCTCCCCGACCGCAGACGCACCACGCGGCATGACGGACCGTGGTGAGGCCAGCTACTACGCCGATAAGTTCGTCGGTCGCCAAACGGCTAGCGGCGAAGTGTACACGCACCGGAAGCTCACGGCTGCTCATCGCACGCTTCCCTTCGGAACGCGCGTCCGCGTGACACGGCTCGACAATGGAAAGCAGGTTACCGTGCGGATCAACGATCGTGGACCCTTTAAGCGCGGCCGCATCATCGACCTCTCGAAGTCGGCCGCGCGTCAGATCGATCTTGTGACGGCCGGCGTCACCGACGTAGAGATTGAGGTTCTCAATGGGGGGGATGCCTCATCGCGCCCGAGGTCCGACGCCCCCGAGCGCGATCGCGGTGGAGACACGAGCACGTCCTGGTAG
- a CDS encoding nucleoside deaminase, whose protein sequence is MSVDVLLIDAFGPLLHRATGRAGVGASALMRRAVDAEVRVIVTDLRGAGDVEDAIVKAGIEVPTGVDIVPSSAGESPQERIQAVADRAGAHPAQSATVVSTPWAAFASVEAGATVLAVAKESAAESLQQSGARGRYDTARVLADDLEEALARCGPQTFAFTPDRLNALMDDALKEASKGLETNEIPIGSTVVSGDGDVLGQGYNVARSTGRPTAHAEMEAIADAFPRHDLKSQDGLVLVTTMEPCAMCFGAALELGVDAIVYAVEAPENGAVGRCTPNRGPDSVHPRVVGGVGRSKSIDLLRDWESDHENGGFVSRLLESIDA, encoded by the coding sequence ATGTCCGTAGACGTTCTTCTCATCGATGCCTTCGGACCTCTCCTACATCGTGCAACGGGTCGTGCTGGCGTCGGGGCGTCTGCACTGATGCGTCGCGCCGTGGATGCCGAGGTTCGGGTTATCGTTACGGACCTGCGCGGTGCAGGCGATGTGGAGGATGCGATCGTTAAGGCTGGGATTGAGGTGCCGACTGGCGTGGACATCGTGCCTTCTTCAGCCGGCGAATCTCCCCAGGAGCGGATTCAGGCGGTCGCGGATCGGGCCGGGGCACATCCCGCGCAGTCGGCAACGGTCGTGTCGACACCGTGGGCGGCTTTCGCGTCCGTCGAGGCCGGGGCAACGGTCCTTGCTGTAGCCAAAGAAAGTGCCGCCGAGTCGTTGCAACAGAGTGGAGCGCGCGGGCGATACGACACCGCACGAGTTCTCGCGGACGATCTTGAGGAGGCGCTGGCCCGATGCGGCCCCCAAACGTTCGCGTTTACCCCCGATCGTTTGAATGCGCTCATGGACGACGCCCTCAAAGAAGCATCGAAGGGGCTGGAGACGAACGAAATCCCGATCGGTAGCACCGTTGTGTCCGGTGATGGCGATGTCCTCGGGCAGGGATACAACGTGGCGAGAAGCACGGGCCGGCCGACGGCACATGCGGAGATGGAGGCGATCGCCGACGCGTTTCCCAGGCATGACCTCAAGTCACAAGACGGACTCGTGCTCGTCACAACGATGGAGCCGTGCGCCATGTGCTTCGGTGCTGCGCTTGAACTCGGAGTCGATGCGATTGTGTACGCGGTTGAGGCCCCGGAAAATGGTGCCGTGGGCCGGTGCACGCCGAATCGAGGACCGGACAGCGTGCATCCTCGTGTCGTTGGGGGCGTAGGGCGGAGCAAAAGCATCGATTTGCTCCGCGACTGGGAGAGTGATCACGAAAACGGAGGCTTCGTGTCCCGACTTTTGGAATCGATTGATGCATAG
- a CDS encoding DUF3177 family protein, with protein MSLYRTLIHADFVIAVILLVLIPLGLLGASWRTPSVRDRMLVYWRASALLGITVYLWIGEVQLGFVTGWLARAIIPLALWRGDALTILRGRTLLPETRIEEAYRDWQRIAMGYSIAGLIYMLPLLLCAFGSDASEMCRAWYVPPKTFASWLHPNIEPIWLGRYGRVALGVYAAYLIASAYRLRR; from the coding sequence GTGAGCCTTTACCGGACGCTGATCCACGCCGACTTCGTTATCGCGGTGATATTGCTGGTGCTGATTCCTCTCGGCCTCCTGGGCGCGAGTTGGAGGACACCATCTGTGCGCGACCGCATGCTCGTTTATTGGCGGGCATCGGCCCTGCTGGGTATTACGGTCTACCTCTGGATTGGAGAAGTTCAGTTGGGCTTTGTCACGGGCTGGCTCGCACGCGCCATCATTCCTCTCGCACTCTGGCGCGGGGACGCGCTCACGATCCTCCGCGGCCGAACACTCCTGCCGGAAACGCGCATAGAGGAAGCGTACCGAGACTGGCAACGAATCGCTATGGGCTACAGCATCGCCGGCTTGATCTACATGTTGCCTCTTCTCCTGTGCGCGTTTGGATCAGACGCCTCAGAAATGTGCCGTGCATGGTACGTGCCACCAAAGACCTTCGCGAGCTGGCTTCATCCAAATATCGAACCGATCTGGCTTGGACGCTATGGACGCGTTGCACTGGGCGTTTATGCTGCCTACCTCATCGCCAGCGCTTACCGCCTGCGCCGATAG
- a CDS encoding low molecular weight protein-tyrosine-phosphatase, whose protein sequence is MSDLIRIQFVCLGNICRSPLAEVVFRDKVEEKGLKEKFDIESSGTGDWHVGEGADSRMRQTADEFGHSLEDHRAQQFQAADLEAYDHVFVMDKSNLNDVLYFDEEDRHSGKVRLFREFDPNPGDYQVPDPYYGGDEGFKNVYDIVSRTSEVILERLIAEYDLNGEAN, encoded by the coding sequence ATGTCCGATCTCATTCGCATCCAGTTCGTTTGTCTCGGCAACATCTGCCGAAGCCCACTCGCCGAGGTGGTTTTTCGTGACAAGGTGGAAGAGAAGGGCCTTAAAGAAAAGTTCGACATCGAGTCTTCCGGCACCGGCGACTGGCATGTCGGCGAGGGTGCAGACTCGCGCATGCGACAAACGGCAGACGAATTCGGTCACTCCCTCGAAGACCATCGTGCCCAGCAGTTTCAGGCTGCTGACCTGGAGGCCTACGATCACGTCTTCGTGATGGATAAGAGCAACCTGAACGACGTGCTCTATTTCGACGAAGAGGATCGCCACAGCGGCAAAGTGCGGCTCTTCCGCGAGTTCGATCCGAATCCGGGGGATTACCAGGTGCCCGATCCGTATTACGGTGGAGACGAGGGCTTCAAAAACGTCTACGACATCGTCAGTCGAACGTCCGAAGTGATCCTCGAGCGTCTCATTGCCGAATACGATCTGAACGGGGAGGCCAACTAA